The following nucleotide sequence is from Azospirillum brasilense.
AGCCGGTTCGGCCTTGCGGCCGGCCAGACCGGTGACCAGACCGAACAGGAAGTTCGGCTTGCGGGCCGGCGGCTCCGCGTGGGCGGCGGCGGCAAGCTGGCTCGACATCGGGACCGAGGACTGGCGCGGGCCGGGATCGGCGGCCTTCGGGGCGATGAAGTGGCCGTCGCGGCGCTCGCTGTGCAGCGGACCGGTGGCGACGTTGCGGGCCGGGGCGGTTTCCACCGGCTGCATGCCGTCATGGCCCATCGGCATGTGCGGGTGGGGCGCATGCTGCGGGGCGTGCTGAACCATCGGGTCCATGGGCTGCTGGACCGGCTGCGGCGCCGGCTGCTGGGCCGGAACGTGCTGCTGGAACTCCGACGGGTGCGGCTGCTGGACCTGGGGCTGCGCGACCCCGCCCATCGGGCGCGGGGCCAGACCGGCGCCGGGGATCGCCGGGGCGACCTGACCGGGGGAGGCGAGCGGCGCCGGGGCGGCCTGGGTCAGGCCGGCCGCGCCGGCGGGCTTCTTGGCGCCGCCATTGCCGCCGTTGCGGTCGGAGACCAGCGACAGGTTGACCGGGTGCAGGGTGCGCGGGTTGGACATGGCCGCGGCGTCGATGCCGGTGGCGACCACCGACACGCGCATCACGCCGTCCAGCGAGCTGTCGAAGGTCGAGCCGAAGATGATGTTGGCGTCCGGATCGACCTCGTCGCGGACGCGGTTCGCCGCCTCGTCGACCTCGAACAGGGTCATGTCGTAGCCGCCGGTGATGTTGATGAGGACGCCGCGGGCACCCTTCATCGACACGTCGTCGAGCAGCGGGTTGGAGATGGCTGCCTCGGCGGCCTCGATGGCGCGGCGCTCGCCGCCGGCCTCGCCGGTGCCCATCATCGCCTTGCCCATCTCGGTCATGACCGAGCGGATGTCGGCGAAGTCCAGGTTGATGAGGCCGGGCATCACCATCAGGTCGGTCACGCCGCGCACGCCGGAATGCAGAACGTCGTCGGCCATCTTGAAGGCGTCCGCGAAGGTCGTCTTCTCGTTGGCGATGCGGAACAGGTTCTGGTTCGGGATGATGATCAGCGTGTCGACATACTGCTGCAGCTCGGCGATGCCCGATTCGGCCAGCCGCATGCGGTGCGCGCCCTCGAAATGGAAGGGCTTGGTCACCACGCCGACGGTCAGCAGGCCGCGCTCGCGGGCCGCGCGGGCGATGACCGGGGCAGCGCCCGTGCCGGTGCCGCCGCCCATGCCGGCGGTGATGAACACCATGTTGGCGCCTTCGAGGTGACCGATGATCTCCTCGAGCTGCTCCTCGGCGGAGGCGCGGCCGACATCCGGCTTGGAGCCGGCGCCCAGGCCGCGGGTCATGGTGGTGCCGAGCTGGACGCGCTTCTCGCAGAGCGAGCCCTTCAGGGCCTGCGCGTCGGTGTTGCCCACGACGAAGTCCACACCTTCCAGGTTGGACTTGATCATGTTGTTCACGGCGTTGCCGCCGGCGCCGCCGACACCGAAGACGGTGATCCGGGGCTTCAGCTCGGGTTCGATGCTGGGGATGGTCACGTTGATCATGTTATGGCCTCCACAACCTTTTGATTGGTTCGATGCTTTGCGTCGCGGGTCTTTGCCCGGTTGGGTCCGGGTGGTGTTTTTAGGCAGGAATGCCGTGGTGCGGCGGGAGCCTTTTTGGGCCGAAAACCAATGTCGGTAGGATCATAGGTTCTCCCGCAGCCACAGGCCGACGCGCCCGAAGAATCCCGTGCCGGCGCCAGCCTCATGGCCCGCCACGGGAAGCTCCGTCGGATTGCGCACGGCGTGGAGAAGGAGGCCCGCGGCGGTCGAATAGGACGGACCGCCTTGCGCCTCGTTCAGACCGGTGATCCGCGTCGGTCGCCCGATGCGGACCTGTTTGTCCAGGATCAGCTGCGCCAGCTCGCGCATACCCGGAAGTTGGCTGGCGCCGCCCGTCAGGACGACGCGCCGGCCGACCAGCTTCGCGTAGCCGGAATGCTCCAGCCGCGAGCGGACATGCTCGAAGATTTCCTCCAGCCGCGGCTGGATGATGCGCACCAGATAGGATTTCGGCAGGTTGTTGGCGCCGAGGCGCTCCTCCTCGCCGACCTGGGGGACGTCGATCATCTCGCGCTCGTCGGCGGGGCTGGTGATGGCGCTGCCGTGCAGCGTCTTCATGCGCTCCGCATGGACGACCGGCGTGGTCAGCCCGCGCGCGATGTCGTTGGTGACGTGGTTGCCGCCCAGCCGGATGCAGTCCGACCAGACCAGCGTGCCTTCGGAGAAGACGGAGATCGTCGTGGTGCCGCCGCCCATGTCGATGCAGGCGGAGCCCATCTCCATCTCGTCGTCGACCAGACAGGCGAGGCCGGACGCGTAGGGGCTGGCGACCAGACCCTCGATGTCGAGATGGCAGCGGGCCACGCAGGTCTGCAGGTTGCGCACCGCCCCGGCGGGCGAGGTGATGACGTGGGCCTGGACGCCCAGCCGCTCGCCGTACATGCCCTTGGGGTCGCGGATGCCGCGGCTGCCGTCGAGCGCGAAGCCCACGGGGATCGCGTGGACCAGCGCCTGGTCCGGGCCGACCTGCAGGCTGCGGGCGTGGGCCAGCGCGCGGCGGACGTCGCTCTCCGTCACCTCCTGGCCGGAAACGGGGACCTCGGCGTTGAAGCCGTGGGAGATCGGGGAGGACACGTTGACGATCACGTCGCGGATCGTCTCGTTGGCCATCTGCTCGGCCGCGTGGACGGCGGCGCCGATGGAGGTCTCCGCCGCCTCCATGTCGATGATCGCGCCGGCTCGCACGCCCGTGGCGATCTGGTGGCCGATGCCGACGATGCGCACGGCCCCCGCATCCTCGACGCGGGCGATGAGGCAGCACACCTTGGTCGAGCCGACGTCCAGCGCGGCGATGATCCCGCCGCGGGTGGCTCGTTTTGGCTTTTTCGCCCCGTTGAAGCCCATGTTCAGCACAACCCTATGGCCTCGATGCGTCCGGTCGTTCGCGTTTCAGAAAGAGGGGTTCAAAAAGAGAAGTGGCGGAGGATCACGTCTTCTTGCCCGGCTTCTTCTTGTTCTCCTCCTCCGTCCAGGGCAGGACGGCGGTGGCGGAGGTCTGCAGCACGGCGCGGTCGTTCTGGCGCAGGTCGATGGCCACGATGTCGCGGTCCAGGACCTGACCCGTCGCGTCCATCTCCGCCAACTGGCGCAGCGCGGACGGCATGCGGGCTTCCGGCAGTTTCACCACGACACCGTTCTTCAGCTTGAGGTCCCAGCGGCGGTCGCCGACCCAGGAGGCGGCGCTCACCTTGTCGCGCAGAGCCGGCACGTTGTCGAGGGCCGCGAGCAGCTTCGGCACCTGCATCGGCGCGTTGGCGCCGACGACCTGCGGCAGCGTCTCGATCCGGCGGTTGCCGCGCCGCGCCAGCTCGGTCGCGTCGGCCAGCGGGCGGCCTTCGCGGTCGATGACGGTGAACTTGCGGTCGTGCTGCCAGATCGCCATCGGCTCCCGTTCCGTCAGGCGGACGAACAGGATGCCGGGCAGGTGGCGCTCGATGGAGGCCGAGGCGACCCAGGGCAGGCTTTCCAGCTTCTCCTTGGCGTCGGACAGCGTGACGGCGAGGATCGGGTCGCCGCGCTGCACGCCCAGCACGCGCAGGATGGACGCCGGGTCGGTCTCGGTCCGGCCCTCGACCAGAACGTCGGCGATGGCGAAGCCGGCGGACGCGCTGGTCTGGATCAGGCTTTCCTGCAACGCCGCGGTGGTCTCGGCGAAGGTGCCGCGCTGCCACGCCGACACGGCCATGCCGGCGACGATCAGGACCGGCGTCAGCAGGATAGCCGCCTTGACCGCGGGACGGGTCCAGCGCGGCCAGGCGCGGCGGCGGTTGCCTTTCTGGGCCGACTTCGCCATGGCGCGCGGCGGCACGGGCCTGTCGTCGCGGGCCCGGTTCGCAGAACCCCCGAAACCGGCGCGGAACTGCGGATCGATGCTCAGTCGAGTTGACATGCGGCGTTCTCCACCATCCAAGCGACGAGAGCCCCGTAGGTGAGCCCCACGGCAGCGGCCTGTTCGGGAACCAGCGACAGCGGCGTCATGCCCGGCTGGTTGTTGATTTCCAGGAAAAAGAGTCCGTCGGTTCCACTTTTACGATCGTCCCAGCGGAAGTCGCTGCGCGAAACGCCGCGGCACCCCAGGGTTCGGTGGGCCAGGACCGCCAACCTCTTGGCTTCTTCCGCGACGTGCTCGGGAATCTGCGCGGGCACAGTATGAACGGCATGACCGGCGCTGTATTTAGCCGTGTAGTCATACACCTGTGCTTCGAAGCGGATCTCCGTCACGGTCAGGGGGCGGCACTCGCCGTCCAGCCCGCCCATGACGCCCACGGTCAGCTCGCGGCCCGGGATGAACTCCTCGACCAGGGCGCGCTCGCCGAAGGTCCAGGCGTCGCCGACCGGGCTGTTCTGCCCCTCGCGCACCAGCGTGACCCCGACGGTCGAGCCTTCGTCCACCGGCTTGACGATGTAGGGGGCGGGCATCGGGTGGGCGCCGCCGGTCAGCTCGCCCTTGGTGAGGACGAGGCCCTTGGGCGAGCGCACGCCGACCGGGGCGAGCAGCGCCTTGGTCATCGCCTTGTCCATGGCGACCGCGGCGGCGCGCACGCCGGAATGGGTGTAGGGGATGCCGAGGAATTCCAGGACGCCCTGGATCGTCCCGTCCTCGCCACCGCGCCCGTGCAGGGCGTTGAAGACCGCGTCGGGGCGCGGGTCGGTCAGCGCGCGCAGCAGCCCCTCCAGGTCGCGCTGCACGTCCACCGCGGTGACGCGGTAGCCTTCCTCCTCCAGCGCCTTGGCGACGCCGGCGCCGCTGACCAGCGACACCTCGCGCTCCGCCGACCAGCCGCCCATCAGGACGGCGACATGCTTCTTGTGGGGGGTGGTCATGCGGACGCTCCTTCGCGGGCCACGCCGACCCGCTTGATTTCCCACTCCAGCGTGACGCCGGAGGTCTCGAACACGCGGCGCCGGACCTCTTCGCCCAGCGCCTCCAGCTCCGCCGCGGTGGCGGTGCCCTGGTTGATGAGGAAGTTGCAGTGCTTCTCCGACACCTGCGCGCCGCCGATGGTCAGCCCGCGGCAGCCGGCCTTGTCGATCAACTCCCACGCCTTGTGGCCGGGCGGGTTCTTGAAGGTCGAGCCGCCGGTGCGCGAGCGGACCGGCTGGGTGTCGGCGCGCTTGCCGGAAATCTCCGCCATGCGCCGCGTGATCTCCGCCGGGTCGCCGACCGTGCCGCGCAGGGTGGCGCCGGTGAAGATGACGTCCTCCGGCACCCCGGCGTGGCGGTAGGTGAAGCCCATGCCGGCGTTGTCGTAGGACACGCGCTCGCCCCGGCGGGTCACGCCCTGGGCGGAGACCAGCACGTCCTTGATCTCGTGGCCGTAGGCGCCGCCGTTCATGCGCAGCGCGCCGCCGATGGTGCCGGGAATGCCGGACAGGAACTCCAGCCCGGCGACGCCGGTGTCGCGCGCCACCGCGGCGACGTTCAGGTCGAGCGCCGCGGCCCCGGCCTCCAGAGTCAGCCCGTCCGCCGCGATACCGGCGAAGCCGCGGCCCAGCCGGATCACCACGCCGGGGATGCCGCCGTCGCGGATCAGCAGGTTGGAGGCGACACCCAGCACCGTCACCGGCACGTCGTCCGGTAGTCCGGCCAGGAAGCCCGCCAGATCGTCGGCGTCCTCCGGCCGGAACATGACCTCCGCCGGACCGCCGACGCGGAACCACGTCACGTTGGCCAGCGGTGCCGCGGCGGTCAGCCGTCCGCGGCAGGCGGGCATCCGGTCGATGAGGGAGGCGGTTGTGGCTGTCATCGGAGAAAACCCGTCACGCCTTGCCCGACAGCTTGTCCAGCTCGCCCGGCAGGGCGTTGGCCCACTGGGTGATGTTGCCGGCGCCCAGGCAGACCACGAGGTCGCCGGACCGCGCGATCTCGCGGACCAGCTGCGGCAGCTCGTCCGGGCCGTGCAGGGCGAGCACCTGACGGTGGC
It contains:
- a CDS encoding D-alanine--D-alanine ligase, with product MTTPHKKHVAVLMGGWSAEREVSLVSGAGVAKALEEEGYRVTAVDVQRDLEGLLRALTDPRPDAVFNALHGRGGEDGTIQGVLEFLGIPYTHSGVRAAAVAMDKAMTKALLAPVGVRSPKGLVLTKGELTGGAHPMPAPYIVKPVDEGSTVGVTLVREGQNSPVGDAWTFGERALVEEFIPGRELTVGVMGGLDGECRPLTVTEIRFEAQVYDYTAKYSAGHAVHTVPAQIPEHVAEEAKRLAVLAHRTLGCRGVSRSDFRWDDRKSGTDGLFFLEINNQPGMTPLSLVPEQAAAVGLTYGALVAWMVENAACQLD
- a CDS encoding cell division protein FtsQ/DivIB — encoded protein: MSTRLSIDPQFRAGFGGSANRARDDRPVPPRAMAKSAQKGNRRRAWPRWTRPAVKAAILLTPVLIVAGMAVSAWQRGTFAETTAALQESLIQTSASAGFAIADVLVEGRTETDPASILRVLGVQRGDPILAVTLSDAKEKLESLPWVASASIERHLPGILFVRLTEREPMAIWQHDRKFTVIDREGRPLADATELARRGNRRIETLPQVVGANAPMQVPKLLAALDNVPALRDKVSAASWVGDRRWDLKLKNGVVVKLPEARMPSALRQLAEMDATGQVLDRDIVAIDLRQNDRAVLQTSATAVLPWTEEENKKKPGKKT
- the ftsZ gene encoding cell division protein FtsZ, giving the protein MINVTIPSIEPELKPRITVFGVGGAGGNAVNNMIKSNLEGVDFVVGNTDAQALKGSLCEKRVQLGTTMTRGLGAGSKPDVGRASAEEQLEEIIGHLEGANMVFITAGMGGGTGTGAAPVIARAARERGLLTVGVVTKPFHFEGAHRMRLAESGIAELQQYVDTLIIIPNQNLFRIANEKTTFADAFKMADDVLHSGVRGVTDLMVMPGLINLDFADIRSVMTEMGKAMMGTGEAGGERRAIEAAEAAISNPLLDDVSMKGARGVLINITGGYDMTLFEVDEAANRVRDEVDPDANIIFGSTFDSSLDGVMRVSVVATGIDAAAMSNPRTLHPVNLSLVSDRNGGNGGAKKPAGAAGLTQAAPAPLASPGQVAPAIPGAGLAPRPMGGVAQPQVQQPHPSEFQQHVPAQQPAPQPVQQPMDPMVQHAPQHAPHPHMPMGHDGMQPVETAPARNVATGPLHSERRDGHFIAPKAADPGPRQSSVPMSSQLAAAAHAEPPARKPNFLFGLVTGLAGRKAEPAPQPAPQHQPQQHHQPQHHQPQHQQPMMPQPPMAAPQQPMAQPPRPQAMGDGTTQKIDEEALDIPAFLRRQAN
- the ftsA gene encoding cell division protein FtsA translates to MGFNGAKKPKRATRGGIIAALDVGSTKVCCLIARVEDAGAVRIVGIGHQIATGVRAGAIIDMEAAETSIGAAVHAAEQMANETIRDVIVNVSSPISHGFNAEVPVSGQEVTESDVRRALAHARSLQVGPDQALVHAIPVGFALDGSRGIRDPKGMYGERLGVQAHVITSPAGAVRNLQTCVARCHLDIEGLVASPYASGLACLVDDEMEMGSACIDMGGGTTTISVFSEGTLVWSDCIRLGGNHVTNDIARGLTTPVVHAERMKTLHGSAITSPADEREMIDVPQVGEEERLGANNLPKSYLVRIIQPRLEEIFEHVRSRLEHSGYAKLVGRRVVLTGGASQLPGMRELAQLILDKQVRIGRPTRITGLNEAQGGPSYSTAAGLLLHAVRNPTELPVAGHEAGAGTGFFGRVGLWLRENL
- the murB gene encoding UDP-N-acetylmuramate dehydrogenase, with translation MTATTASLIDRMPACRGRLTAAAPLANVTWFRVGGPAEVMFRPEDADDLAGFLAGLPDDVPVTVLGVASNLLIRDGGIPGVVIRLGRGFAGIAADGLTLEAGAAALDLNVAAVARDTGVAGLEFLSGIPGTIGGALRMNGGAYGHEIKDVLVSAQGVTRRGERVSYDNAGMGFTYRHAGVPEDVIFTGATLRGTVGDPAEITRRMAEISGKRADTQPVRSRTGGSTFKNPPGHKAWELIDKAGCRGLTIGGAQVSEKHCNFLINQGTATAAELEALGEEVRRRVFETSGVTLEWEIKRVGVAREGASA